The Candidatus Nitrosopumilus sp. SW genomic sequence CTTGCAGCAAAGATAATGTCAACACTGATTGCAATCAATCTGTCTCAAAATCAATAAATTCCAAAAAATTGACTATTGTTTACCTTGATTTTACTTCTATTCACTTTATTAGCTAGTATTGTTGGGGTTATCACGTGCTAAACAACCTTCGAGATACACTCAAGCCTACTCTTGAAAAGATTGGAAGAGGATTTGCATCTACTGGATTATCTCCTAACTTCTGGACTGCAGTCGGTTTAGGTGTTGCATTTCTATCTGCAATAGTTTATGGACTAGGAATTGAATTTGGATTAATCATTGGAGGTATCTTATTACTTGTTTCTGGATTCTTTGATATGGTGGATGGACAAGTTGCACGTGTTACTGGTAAAACTTCTCAAAAAGGTTCGTACCTTGATTCAATGTTTGATAAAATTGCAGAGACTGCAATATTTTTAGGAATTCTAGTTGGTGGTTATGCCGAACCATATCTTGTATTGCTTGCTATTACTTTGTCTTTGCTGGTAAGCTATGCTAGGGCAAAGTCTGATGCACTAAATGTGAAACTACAAGGTGTAGGAATTGGTGAGCGAGCTGAAAGATTACTTGTAATTGCAATCATTGGAATTATTGGATTTATGGAGATAGCTGTAATCATCGTAGTGATAATTGCTGCAATAACATTAATTCAAAGAATGATTGTTACTGCAAAAAACATCAAAGAATAAGACTATCGTAGTTTTCCACGTTTTCTTCTATTGTCTGCAGATCTGATTTTTAGAATCTTAAAGTGAATTGCACATGAAATACAGTACCATTTTAGAACTGTAGGTGATGCAATGTATGCTCCCTGTGCTCGTAGTTCTTTTGCTAATGTGTGTTCTACTAGGTTTAGCTTGGATGTGACTTTTTTTGCCTTGTCTTTTGGAACGGTTTGTCCACAGTTTGTACATTGTACAACCCCTGAAGATCCTTTTCCTCCTTTTGTACGGCCTCTACTTGCACGCTTAAGTGGCATGACAATAAACTGATTTCCCTACTTATATTCTTGTGGACAATTCTGATAATCTGCCGAATTTATGCCTAAAAATGAACCAAAAATACTGCATGTTTTAATTCTAGATCGAATAATTTTATTTGAAGAATTATGCGTGGTCTCTGTCATAGTTGTTTTACTTCTGGAGTTGAATTATTCTTGCTAAAAGGAGCAATTCTTTGTAAAGCCTGTTTTGATAAAAATAATGCAAAAAACTAAATCTGTTATCCTTTGATGAAGAGAAATGAAATTAGCTATTTTTGCTCATTGTGCAATTGATACTATTACTATTGATGATAATAATTATGAACAAATTGGAGGGTCTGCATGTTATTGTGGATTGACTGCACGTGAATTCAAATTTGATGTTGATTTGTATACTAAATTTGGAAATGATTTTCCAAAACAATACCTTTCTGATAATAAAATAAATCTGATAAATTCTGAATCTGAGAAAAACACGACAAAGTTTGCAATATCAATTAATGGTTCTGATAGAACATTGAAACTTGAAAATCAATGTGATCCTATAGAGTACTCAAGCACAAAAGCAGACGGACATCTTGTAAGTCCAATTTATCATGAAATTACAAATGAAACACTAAAAAAAATTAAAGATGATTCAAATTTTTTATTTATTGACCCTCAAGGGTTTCTACGAGAAAAAGATTCTCAAAATAATGTTTCATTACAAAAAAATGATATTGATTTGACTAATGTTAATGCAATAAAAGTAAATCCCGAAGAAGCACAACAACTAGTTACTGGAACTCATGATGAAATGATGGTGGCTCTTCAAAAAAAAGGTGCAGAACATGTTCTTTTTACAAATAAAACTGAAGTGTCATTGTTGGTAAAAGACAAAGTATATTCTATAACTTTACCAAACAAAGAGATTCATGATACTACTGGTATTGGTGATATTTTCTGTGCAGCATTTTGTTGTACAATGCTTAAAGAAAAGGACTTTTTGTGGGCACTGTGTTTTGCTGGTGGTGCTGCCCAGGCTGCACTTGACTCAAAAAATGTTGGATTGCAAAAAATCCCTCGAAAAGGAACCATTCAAAATAATGCCTCTTACTTTTACAATCTGGTAAAATTTCGAGACTTGTAGGCACATTATTCTTTTATTGAGGCATTTCAAATGCCTATTCTATGCAAATAGGAATCTATGGTACTGGTTCTACCAGTAATGCGGCAAAGTATGTAAAAAAAATACTAGATGATGCTGGAATCAAATCATTCACAATTACAAAATCCAAGAGCAAACCTGCTGATTGCATTATTGTTTTAGGTGGTGACAAGGGTGTTCGCAATTATTTTCATAGAACGTTTGACTCGACATTACCTATTTTGGGAATTAGTGAGGGTGAATCAAGCGGATTTTTAGCACAAATTGATCTTAAAGAGTTTGCATCATATGTCAATATTTTAAAAAAACAAAAATACACAATTGAAGAAGTTCCTCGTCTTGGCGTAAAGATTGATGGTAAAAACGTCTATCCTGTTCTCAATGATGTTGCAGTGTTTTCATCTCGAAGTGCAATGTTAATGGAACACACTTTGCGTGTAAATGGTGAGGAAGTATGGCACGATAATAGTGATGGAATAATTGTTTCAACTCCTATTGGTTCTTCAGCTTATTCCATGTCTGCTGGTGGACCTGTACTGTTCCAAGACTCTGCAGTCTTTGAAATCATTTCAGTAAATTCCCTTGATGTTACAAGAAGACCAATTATCGTTTCAAATGATAGCTCAATTGAGATTGATGATATCTCTGCAAGGCTGCACTGTGAAGTGGTTTTAGATGGCTTGGATAGATACAAAGTAAACAAAACCGTTGAATGTACTCAATTCTTTCCTCCTGCAAAAATAATTCGTCTAAAAAAAGACTCTACTGCAATTTCTGCATTGGCAAAAAAAGTTCATTTGGCCGAAGAACTACTCAGCATGCCTCCAAGCTCTAAGTTGCTCTTGAAAACTTTAGAGTATGAGGGTGCATTAACTCAAAAAGATTTAGCAAACAAAACTCTTCTTCCTGATAGAACTGTTAGATTAGCATTGAGTCATTTACTAAAGAAAGGATATGTCAAAAAGAAAGTCTCTATTCGTGATGCTAGACAAAAAATTTATGAGATTTCAAAAATTGAATGAGTAAGTCAAAATGCAAAAACTACCGTTTGTTGTTCTTGGAATGGGGCTTTCATTTCTTTTGATTTGGATTTTTGCTATAACTCCTGAACTGTTAACCACTCCTGATATTTTGGAAATTACTGCTGAAAATGTAGGTATGATTCAATTTGCAGATTATATTGGAGGTGAATTATCTGAGCCTACCAAAATGTTATTTCAATGGGATAGGGATATAGTTGCAAAAAGTGGTAATGAACTACGAGTACATACAACATATGACTATACAGACATTCTAACTGATGAAAGTTTTTGGATAGTGGAATTTGATGAATGGGTAGACAAAAACACTCGTGAATACTTGGAAAAAGATGGCCGTTTTACATTCCCTCCTCATGTTGAGAAACGAGATTACTTGGTTTATGATATTGGTGGAACCGTAATGGAGTATCATTTTGTTGAGGAGGCTGTTCTTGATGATGTCCCTGTTTACAAGTTTGAAGGTGAAGAAATCTTTGATGTCTCTGATGCTTATCCTGATTTTGAAGAGCAAATTTGGGAACATTATCGCGCTACAAACTACATTGAACCAATAACTGGATTGGATGTCTCATTTAAAGAAGAATTTACTGATTATGCTCTAGTTGATGGAGAAAGAGTTGTGGTATTGGAAGCGTGGGATGAACCCACAGATTTTTCTCAAAAAACATTGTTGGGCAAAGCAAAGAATCTAAAATCACTTTATTTCGTATATGAAACCATAATTCCTGTAGTAATTGGGTTTGGTACTTTTGCAGGATTTATTCTAACAATGTTTGCCGGTAGAATTTCAAAAGGTGAAAAAGAGATTGTGGAACTCAAAGAGATAGACAAACAAAAAGATGAACTAGTATCAATGGTAAGCCATGAGATAAAAAATCCATTAACTCCAATTCTTTTAGCATGTCAACTACTGCTGGCACAAAAGGATGGTCCTTTAACTTTAAAACAAAAACAAAAAATTGAACAAATTATGGCTAGTTCTGAGCAGGTCAATGCTTTATTGTCTGATTTCTCAGATCTTAAAAAATTAGACAGAAACAATATGAAACTATCAAAAGAAGAAGTTGATCCAGTTATTCTTTTAAATAAAATTGTGGCATCTATGAAAGATTCTGTTGAATCCCATGGAGCACGTTTAGAATTAAAAATAAAAAAATCTAAAAAAATCTCTTGTGATTCTAAACGTATTTCTCAGGTTATCTCAAATATTATCAAAAATGCAATTGACTTTATTCCAAAAGAAGATGGTCGAATCACCGTTTCATTAGATGTCGATAATGTTGGTCAAACTCTAATCAGCATTGAAGATAACGGTATAGGTATTCCAAGAGAACACCATGAATTAGTTTTTGAAAAATTTCAACAATTAGATACTCCTGAAGGTATTACGCATGAAGGAACTGGACTTGGCTTGTCCATTTGTAAGGGAATTATTGAGGCCCATGGAGGACAAATTTGGATTGCAAAAAACTACACCCATGGTGCTAGATTTGAAATTCTTTTACCTTAAGTTCTGATTATTTTTCAGATGCTGCCTTGATAAATGCTGCAAATGCTTCTTCAGGAAATCCTGGTCTGCTGTTAAACTCTGGGTGAAATTGTACTCCTAGATAGAACTTGTGACTGGGAATTTCTAACATTTCCATTCTTTTGCCATTGTCACTGTCTGCTGAAAATATCAATCCATTTTTTTCAAATTCTGGAATGTACTCTTTGTTAATTTCATATCTATGTCTATGGCGCTTGCTGATTGTTGTGGTACCGTAGATTTTTTGAGCATTTG encodes the following:
- a CDS encoding CDP-alcohol phosphatidyltransferase family protein, with the translated sequence MLNNLRDTLKPTLEKIGRGFASTGLSPNFWTAVGLGVAFLSAIVYGLGIEFGLIIGGILLLVSGFFDMVDGQVARVTGKTSQKGSYLDSMFDKIAETAIFLGILVGGYAEPYLVLLAITLSLLVSYARAKSDALNVKLQGVGIGERAERLLVIAIIGIIGFMEIAVIIVVIIAAITLIQRMIVTAKNIKE
- a CDS encoding NAD(+)/NADH kinase, which produces MQIGIYGTGSTSNAAKYVKKILDDAGIKSFTITKSKSKPADCIIVLGGDKGVRNYFHRTFDSTLPILGISEGESSGFLAQIDLKEFASYVNILKKQKYTIEEVPRLGVKIDGKNVYPVLNDVAVFSSRSAMLMEHTLRVNGEEVWHDNSDGIIVSTPIGSSAYSMSAGGPVLFQDSAVFEIISVNSLDVTRRPIIVSNDSSIEIDDISARLHCEVVLDGLDRYKVNKTVECTQFFPPAKIIRLKKDSTAISALAKKVHLAEELLSMPPSSKLLLKTLEYEGALTQKDLANKTLLPDRTVRLALSHLLKKGYVKKKVSIRDARQKIYEISKIE
- a CDS encoding PfkB family carbohydrate kinase; its protein translation is MKLAIFAHCAIDTITIDDNNYEQIGGSACYCGLTAREFKFDVDLYTKFGNDFPKQYLSDNKINLINSESEKNTTKFAISINGSDRTLKLENQCDPIEYSSTKADGHLVSPIYHEITNETLKKIKDDSNFLFIDPQGFLREKDSQNNVSLQKNDIDLTNVNAIKVNPEEAQQLVTGTHDEMMVALQKKGAEHVLFTNKTEVSLLVKDKVYSITLPNKEIHDTTGIGDIFCAAFCCTMLKEKDFLWALCFAGGAAQAALDSKNVGLQKIPRKGTIQNNASYFYNLVKFRDL
- a CDS encoding 30S ribosomal protein S26e — encoded protein: MPLKRASRGRTKGGKGSSGVVQCTNCGQTVPKDKAKKVTSKLNLVEHTLAKELRAQGAYIASPTVLKWYCISCAIHFKILKIRSADNRRKRGKLR
- a CDS encoding porin PorA family protein: MQKLPFVVLGMGLSFLLIWIFAITPELLTTPDILEITAENVGMIQFADYIGGELSEPTKMLFQWDRDIVAKSGNELRVHTTYDYTDILTDESFWIVEFDEWVDKNTREYLEKDGRFTFPPHVEKRDYLVYDIGGTVMEYHFVEEAVLDDVPVYKFEGEEIFDVSDAYPDFEEQIWEHYRATNYIEPITGLDVSFKEEFTDYALVDGERVVVLEAWDEPTDFSQKTLLGKAKNLKSLYFVYETIIPVVIGFGTFAGFILTMFAGRISKGEKEIVELKEIDKQKDELVSMVSHEIKNPLTPILLACQLLLAQKDGPLTLKQKQKIEQIMASSEQVNALLSDFSDLKKLDRNNMKLSKEEVDPVILLNKIVASMKDSVESHGARLELKIKKSKKISCDSKRISQVISNIIKNAIDFIPKEDGRITVSLDVDNVGQTLISIEDNGIGIPREHHELVFEKFQQLDTPEGITHEGTGLGLSICKGIIEAHGGQIWIAKNYTHGARFEILLP